The following nucleotide sequence is from Ferruginibacter lapsinanis.
TGCAGCAAGAAACTGAAATGGTTAATGATGTGTTGGACAGTTTGAAAGCAAAAAGCATTGTACCTACTGAATTACCTTTAAAAGAAACTTATATAGCAACATATATATAACTGCCCATAACAAACGGTTTTGTGCAATTGGGGCTTGACGGAAGTTCAATCGGCTGCAATACAGATCCAGTCTGCATATCCGGCAGACGGAATGCTGTTGATTAGTAGTTTTTAATTTCAATATTTTGTTAGTAATTTAGCTTCAGTACTGGGCGGACAGTTGGTCAATTCCCCAACTGCACAAAGCCTCGGTCGTTGTGTGCTATGCTCTGACAAACCTCAAACCTTATGGCAATTTTTGAAAATAATCCTGACCAATGGCAAAGACTTGACTGGCTAATTTTACAAAATGGCTGGACAAGTTTATACTGGCACCAGAGTGTTTTAAACAATGACATTGACTGGTTTAAAAACGAAAAGTATAACATCATTGATTTTGACTGCCAAAATTGGACAGACACAGATCAAATACATAAAGACATTAAAAAGGAACTTGTTTTTCCAGACTATTACGGCGAAAATTTCAATGTCTTAAATGATTGCCTATCCAACCTCGAAATTACCGACACAGGACTTGTAATTGTGTTTCGGCATTTTCAAATTGTTAACACGGATATTGCTCATGGATTGCTTGACATTTTTGCTCGTAATTCAAGGCTACATAATTTGTTTGGTCAACGCCTTTTGACACTTGTGCAAGTTGACAACCCAAATTATCAAATTGATCCAGTAGGTTCAAGTCCGGTTTTATGGAATGGTGCAGAATGGTTAGACTCAAAAAGAGGTTTATAATAAGAATCCGTTTGACAGATTAGCACGGCACACAACATTGGTATTGCCAATAGTGGGGCTTGACATTGGAGCAATCAGCAGCGGTAATTCTGTTGTACTGTAGTTCGGGGCTCGACGAATAAAGCCCAGCTTTAGTTCTTAATATTTAACTTTATCAAAAGCCAGGCAGTAGTTCCGGCGGACGGATTTCTAATTCCCCACCATCGGCAATACCTGCCCGTTGGTAGCAACTTTACAGACACACTATGACTGCACAAGAGCGTAAGGAAAAAACAGAAGCTTATTTAAAAGAACTTGATATTCCATTCAACTTTGGGCTTCCGCCAATTGAAGAAGAAAGTGAAGCTATTATTCGGACTGCTGCAGATATTGCAAAAAGAGTTTTTATTTTAGTTTACTTAGGTGTCTATGCCGAAGATGGTGATAAAGAAGAAATAATAGAATTTTTCAAATCAGAAGGACTTTGGGATTCAGTTTCTGAATACGAAAAAAAACTACTGTCGAAAAAGAAATTAACAGAGAAAGATAAAATCGATATTTCGTGGCAGTCAGAGGGAATTTATCTAATGCTTTGGGCTATAAATAAAATAGATCATTTAGGTTTACCAATTGA
It contains:
- a CDS encoding DUF4272 domain-containing protein — its product is MTAQERKEKTEAYLKELDIPFNFGLPPIEEESEAIIRTAADIAKRVFILVYLGVYAEDGDKEEIIEFFKSEGLWDSVSEYEKKLLSKKKLTEKDKIDISWQSEGIYLMLWAINKIDHLGLPIDQCNIGEMLDLLPNAFDSTKDFIQNATVRPTAEILDKSDLIYRLHWAAREADSKDEDIPGNIDIGIIQKWHYAINWITYYDENWDDILTDT
- a CDS encoding barstar family protein; protein product: MAIFENNPDQWQRLDWLILQNGWTSLYWHQSVLNNDIDWFKNEKYNIIDFDCQNWTDTDQIHKDIKKELVFPDYYGENFNVLNDCLSNLEITDTGLVIVFRHFQIVNTDIAHGLLDIFARNSRLHNLFGQRLLTLVQVDNPNYQIDPVGSSPVLWNGAEWLDSKRGL